The Nitrospiraceae bacterium genome segment TGATGGAAGGTTCGGATGGTGAAAAACTTTTCACTGTTATCTTTTTCTCGATCTCAGGAAGCTTTATTTCCTTTGCAGGTGGAATTTCTATGTTTGTTGTTTTTATATCTTGCAGCGGTAGAGGCGCTGGTGTTTTCAAATTTGTTATTTCAGGTAGAGTATTTAAGCTCGGTTTATCAATAAAAATTTTCTCAGGATTTACTGGTTGAATTTCTGAGGTATTAGCCCCCTGAGTTTCAGCAGCAAAAACAAAAGCAATTGAGAATAAAGCAAAAATCAGCACGATAATAACGCGTAATTTATACATACTATTTAATTTTCAGCTTTAGAGACTCGATTTGTCAAGTAAGTTGTGCTGATCAAGATATAAAGTAAGATATAAAACTAAAAAACTAGGAGAATATTTATTATTTAATGAATGTTTTTACAACTTGGTTAAAACTGCTATAATAAACAGGTTTTAATCATGAACAGGGTAATCGCAATAGCAAACCAAAAAGGCGGTGTGGGTAAAACCACAACTGCCATTAATCTTGCAGCCTCTCTGGCTCTTGCGGGGAAGGACATTCTTGTAATTGATACAGACCCTCAAGGAAATTCTACAAGCGGACTTGGCATAGCAAAAGACAGCATCAGTAAAACGTTGTATGATGTCTTTGCACAGAGATGTCCCATGACAGATGCAATAACTGAAACAAGAATGGAGCATTTATCTGTTATTCCTTCAACTGTGGATCTTCTTGGTGTTGAGATAGAACTTGTTGGGAAAGAAGAAAGAGAGTTTATACTCTCAAAATTAGTAAATACATTAAAGGAACGTTATCCCTATATTATTATTGACTGTCCGCCTTCTCTCGGGCTTCTTACTTTAAATGCGCTTGTAGCTTCTGATTCTGTGCTGATTCCGGTGCAGTGCGAATATTATGCTCTTGAAGGTCTAAGTCATCTTACAAATACAATCAGGCTTGTAAGAAATTCTTTTAATCCTGCTCTTGACATTGAGGGGATAGTTTTGACAATGTTTGATTCTAGAAATACGCTTGCACATCAGGTTGGAGAAGAGGTCAGAAAGCATTTTGGCAGCAAGGTATACAATACTGTAATTCCAAGAAATGTAGCTCTGAGTGAGGCGCCGAGCCATGGCAAACCAGTCTTGCTTTATGATGTTAGGTCAAAGGGAGCACAGAGTTATCTATCGTTAGCAAAGGAGATATTAAATGAAGACGGCATTGGGCAAAGGGCTTGAGGCATTAATCCCTGAAAAGGGCGAAGAGATATTGCGATTAGACATTACCCGTATACTTCCGGGCGAACAACAGCCAAGAAAGATATTCAAGGATGAAGCCCTTAAAGAACTTGCGGTATCTATAAAAGAAAAAGGCGTGCTCCAGCCGATCATTGTCTCGAGGACCGGCGACGGCACTTTCAGGCTGATTGCAGGAGAGAGAAGGTGGCGCGCATCACAGCTTGCAGGATTAAAAAAAATACCTGCAATAATTAAAAATGTTGCTTCAAGGGACTCTCTTGAAATAGCGCTTATAGAAAATATACAGAGAGAAAACCTTAATCCTGTTGAAACAGCAGAGGCATTCAGCAGGCTCATGAAGGAATTCAATCTTACACAGGAAGAACTTTCTGAAAAAGTAGGAAAAGAAAGGGCAACAGTTGCTAATTACATGAGACTGCTAAAACTTCCTGATGAGATAAAGTCTCTGGTATCTGACGGCTCCCTGAGTATGGGCCATGCAAGGGCAATATTATCAATAGAAGGAAGGTCTCAGCAGGTTGAGGCAGCAAGGAAAATTCTAAGCAAAGGCTTTAGTGTTAGAGAGGCTGAGGCGCTTTCAAAAACAATAAGCTCTGTCCCAGCAAAAAAAGCAAAATCCAAACATAAGGATGCTCAGATTGCTTCGCTGGAGGATAAACTTATCAAGAATCTTGGCACAAAAGTCCATATACTTCATAAGGGGAAAAAAGGCGGAAAAATAGAAATAGAGTACTATTCCCTTGATGAGTTGGACAGGCTGCTTGATATATTAATGGGCTAGAGCTTTTTTATCTTTTGTTAGATACAAAAAGCCTGTCAAGAGACATAAGCCCGCCGCCTTTAAACAAAAGCGTAAGCGCTATTCCTATAACAAGTATATGGAATTCAAATCCCTCGCCTTTTTGCATTCCAGACCAATTCATGAAAAAACCATTCTGTAAATGATACAGATATGCACATATCCCCATCGATATTCCAATTGCGAGGGCTGCTATCCTTGTGAAGAATCCTAGTATGAGAAAAATAGATCCTAAAAATTCAGTAGCCATAACAACAAGAGGAACCCATAGAGGAAAGCTCATCTGTGTTGTGAACATCTCGATGGTTTTCTGATAGCCGGTGCCGCCGTACAAACCAAGAACTTTTTGTGCGCCATGTGCAAAAAATACAGAACCCAATGCCAGCCTTAAAAAAAGTGTTGAGAAAAGATCGTCTGTTCTTAAAAGCAGTTTAAGCATATAAAGCTCCTTTTGATGAATTATTCCTACTATTTTTTATGAGTCTTTTTTTTAGCCGCATGTTTTTTCTTAACTGTCTTTTTTACTGTTGGTTTTTTCTTAGATTTTTTTTTAGGTCTGAATTCTATTACAGCAGCTTCTATCCCGCAGCAGTAAATAGGGCTTACATTGGATCCCATCTCTTTTGTAACCACAACACTAGAGCCGCACTGTCTGCACTTATAAGTAATAATTCTTGGCATGGTCGTACCTCCTTAGAGGATGTTTTATTTAACCATCCTATCACTTTTGTTTAAACTGTCAAGTTCTTGTAAAAGCCACAAGTATTTAAAAATATGCTTCTTTAGAATATTATTTCCCGAAGCCGTTCTTGAAATCTCCACCATCAAACCCCTTAAATTTCTGCTCGATCATAGGGATGAGTCTGATGTTTGCGCTCACCTTATTTCCTTTTAAAAAGTAATCGATATCAAGCACATCAGCAAAACCAAATTCGTAAGGCTTGTAATAAGGTCTGAACTCATACCCAATTACATTTCCCTTTTTGTCCAGTATCTTACTAATGTTTGTCCGCCAGTATGCACGATGCCAGTTTATGGATTGTTCGGCCTTTGCAATGGCATCCCTTGCAGAAAGACCCTTTTCCACCTTGTAATTATATTCAGCTGAATACGGCTCTATTGTGTATTCATCGCCTTCAAGATCAAGTATCGCAACTGTCTCGATATCATTGAAATGTCTTCCTCCGAACATTATAAGAGTGAAAGTACCTTTTATTTCATCTGTTGCTGCCTGTTTTACTGCTAATCTTTCACCGGCTGATGAAAATGGCGTGAGCAAAAAGATAAGGGAAATTGCTGCAAGGGTTTTTAAAAAAACTTTCATTGTCCCTCCTTTACAAATAAAGGCGATAAAACAAATTAACCTGGTTCCCCCAATTCTATTTTAGCTGAATTCTACTGCCTGTCAACTAAAAGCTGTTTAAGGATGCTTGATTCACGTTTATAAAAGCCCTGTGTATGAAAAGAGTCGCTAAAGCCATAAAGCTCATAATCAAGATGATGACAGAGTTCATGCAAAACTGTTCTCAGAAATGTCTTGAATGCAACAATCCTTTTCTGTTGAGCAGTTCTCATCCATATTGTAATCTTAGAAGGAGAATTTCTCTCAGCAGGATTATACAGTCCGTGAAGCTCGCCTCTTGAATTATGGGGCCTTACTGCAAGAACACTCATCTTTATGCCGGGCGTCCTGAGCCTTGATGCCAGGGCAATGATGAGTTTCTGGGAAAGCATTTCTATATTCCCCCTGTCTTCTTTTTTAAGCGCTTGTTCGATAGCATTGACCAATGGCAAGAAATCAGCTGCTGAAGGGAGTTTCACAGCGGCAATAGAATCACTTTTATCATATATACGCTTCTGATTTGCTGTCAGACGCTTGTAATAACCAAAGACCATTTTATTTTTTATCTTTTAATCTCAGTTTGTTGAAAATTTCTAATTGGGCTGCCAGATCATCTTTCGTAATAATACCGAGTTTTACAAGTGCCTCTCC includes the following:
- a CDS encoding ParB/RepB/Spo0J family partition protein, whose protein sequence is MKTALGKGLEALIPEKGEEILRLDITRILPGEQQPRKIFKDEALKELAVSIKEKGVLQPIIVSRTGDGTFRLIAGERRWRASQLAGLKKIPAIIKNVASRDSLEIALIENIQRENLNPVETAEAFSRLMKEFNLTQEELSEKVGKERATVANYMRLLKLPDEIKSLVSDGSLSMGHARAILSIEGRSQQVEAARKILSKGFSVREAEALSKTISSVPAKKAKSKHKDAQIASLEDKLIKNLGTKVHILHKGKKGGKIEIEYYSLDELDRLLDILMG
- a CDS encoding AAA family ATPase, encoding MNRVIAIANQKGGVGKTTTAINLAASLALAGKDILVIDTDPQGNSTSGLGIAKDSISKTLYDVFAQRCPMTDAITETRMEHLSVIPSTVDLLGVEIELVGKEEREFILSKLVNTLKERYPYIIIDCPPSLGLLTLNALVASDSVLIPVQCEYYALEGLSHLTNTIRLVRNSFNPALDIEGIVLTMFDSRNTLAHQVGEEVRKHFGSKVYNTVIPRNVALSEAPSHGKPVLLYDVRSKGAQSYLSLAKEILNEDGIGQRA
- a CDS encoding DoxX family protein; translation: MLKLLLRTDDLFSTLFLRLALGSVFFAHGAQKVLGLYGGTGYQKTIEMFTTQMSFPLWVPLVVMATEFLGSIFLILGFFTRIAALAIGISMGICAYLYHLQNGFFMNWSGMQKGEGFEFHILVIGIALTLLFKGGGLMSLDRLFVSNKR